The following coding sequences lie in one Streptomyces sp. NBC_00510 genomic window:
- a CDS encoding response regulator transcription factor produces MTEPLRVLLADDQTLVRTGFRMILGADGIDVVGEATNGAEAVDAVRRTRPDVVLMDIRMPEMDGLEATRRILTGAPTAPRVIILTTFDLDRYVYAALSAGASGFLLKDVTPEHLTAAVRTVRNGDALLAPAITRRLVQRFTQRGSDTAALHRDLASLTPRELEVLGLLARGLSNTELAIRLHLAEATVKTHVARILAKLGLRDRVQAVIVAYETGLVSAGGREAGRQSDEQT; encoded by the coding sequence GTGACCGAGCCGCTGCGCGTGCTCCTCGCCGACGACCAGACCCTGGTCCGTACCGGGTTCCGGATGATCCTCGGCGCCGACGGCATCGACGTCGTGGGCGAGGCGACCAACGGCGCCGAAGCGGTCGACGCGGTCCGCCGCACGCGGCCCGACGTGGTCCTCATGGACATCCGGATGCCCGAGATGGACGGCCTGGAGGCCACCCGCCGCATCCTCACCGGCGCCCCCACCGCACCCCGCGTCATCATCCTGACCACCTTCGACCTCGACCGGTACGTCTACGCGGCACTGTCCGCCGGCGCCAGCGGCTTCCTCCTCAAGGACGTCACCCCCGAGCATCTGACCGCGGCCGTCCGCACGGTCCGCAACGGCGACGCCCTCCTCGCGCCCGCCATCACCCGCCGCCTCGTGCAGCGCTTCACCCAGCGCGGCAGCGACACCGCCGCCCTCCACCGCGACCTCGCCTCGCTCACCCCCCGCGAACTGGAGGTCCTCGGTCTGCTGGCCCGAGGACTCAGCAACACCGAGCTCGCCATCCGCCTCCACCTGGCCGAGGCGACCGTCAAGACCCACGTCGCCCGCATCCTCGCCAAACTCGGACTCCGCGACCGTGTCCAAGCCGTCATCGTCGCCTACGAGACAGGGCTGGTCAGCGCCGGTGGACGTGAGGCCGGCCGGCAGTCAGACGAGCAGACGTAG
- a CDS encoding class I SAM-dependent methyltransferase — protein sequence MFSPEGPSLRELAVQALSSVERGYDLLAPRFDHTPFRTPDRILDATAAALSPFGPFDDGLDVCCGTGAGLRVLEPLCRRRVAGVDFSAGMLAQARRAHPDAEWIRADARKPPFAAEFDLAVSFGAFGHFLAAERPALFAGVHRALRPGGLFAFPVFAPPRIASRRYWIPAGFDAAMRIRNAVWRPTFVMYYRTFPLRAVRAELTAAGFTVRTTAVPDFGHRPDGAPYSRLVLARKA from the coding sequence GTGTTCTCACCCGAAGGCCCCTCCCTGCGTGAGCTGGCCGTGCAGGCCCTGTCGTCTGTCGAGCGCGGCTATGACCTCCTCGCCCCGAGGTTCGACCACACGCCGTTCCGCACCCCGGACCGCATCCTCGATGCGACCGCCGCCGCCCTGAGTCCCTTCGGCCCTTTCGATGACGGGCTGGACGTGTGCTGCGGCACGGGAGCGGGCCTGCGGGTCCTGGAACCGCTGTGCCGGCGCCGGGTCGCGGGCGTGGACTTCAGCGCCGGCATGCTCGCGCAGGCGCGCCGTGCCCACCCGGACGCGGAGTGGATACGCGCGGACGCACGGAAGCCGCCCTTCGCCGCGGAGTTCGACCTGGCCGTCAGCTTCGGCGCCTTCGGGCACTTCCTGGCCGCCGAGCGGCCGGCCCTGTTCGCCGGGGTGCACCGCGCCCTCCGGCCCGGCGGGCTCTTCGCCTTCCCGGTCTTCGCACCGCCGCGTATCGCCTCCCGGCGCTACTGGATACCCGCCGGCTTCGACGCGGCGATGCGGATACGGAACGCGGTCTGGCGGCCGACCTTCGTCATGTACTACCGCACCTTCCCGCTCCGCGCGGTGCGCGCCGAACTGACCGCGGCGGGCTTCACCGTACGCACGACCGCGGTGCCCGACTTCGGTCACCGCCCGGACGGCGCCCCGTACTCGCGCCTGGTCCTCGCCCGTAAGGCGTGA
- a CDS encoding GntR family transcriptional regulator, with protein MIVIDSASPVPPFEQLRAQLARQIQDHTLAVGTQLPTIRRLAADLGLAVNTVGRAYRALEEAALIETRGRAGSFVTAAGEQGRERARHAAAEYAAVIAGVGIDTDEAIRIIEAALANGAAASPSSRLATSHRPDGDVP; from the coding sequence ATGATCGTCATCGACTCGGCCTCGCCCGTCCCGCCGTTCGAGCAGCTCCGCGCCCAGCTCGCCCGGCAGATCCAGGACCACACACTGGCCGTGGGCACCCAACTGCCGACCATCCGCCGCCTGGCCGCAGACCTCGGCCTGGCCGTCAACACCGTCGGCCGGGCCTACCGGGCGCTGGAGGAGGCGGCGCTGATCGAGACCCGCGGACGGGCGGGTTCGTTCGTCACCGCAGCCGGCGAGCAGGGACGCGAGCGAGCGCGCCACGCCGCCGCCGAGTACGCCGCCGTCATCGCCGGCGTGGGCATCGACACCGACGAGGCCATACGCATCATCGAAGCGGCGCTGGCCAACGGCGCCGCAGCATCGCCCTCTTCACGCCTGGCCACTTCGCACCGCCCGGACGGCGACGTGCCATGA